The proteins below come from a single Penaeus monodon isolate SGIC_2016 chromosome 23, NSTDA_Pmon_1, whole genome shotgun sequence genomic window:
- the LOC119587880 gene encoding uncharacterized protein LOC119587880 isoform X1 produces the protein MLIHPQNTSTEMNQTTDGLLSSILNDEALGLMEMAMNDAGCVLPQLGGEEGVDASSDSAVSSLSPDETWGTVDHTTRPQDNGSRNQSGDYSAGSYRYGPEDPHRMPPVPLKKQHMFGRDKRYFHDNLQGATGGMGGGSSAGVGDVGGYGGHYPPPGIQTMEGATALDPAEMKYSCTMDFRSQGGEDHSTAVPISSFSSFFFLFFSFFFFISLFLLSLFYAK, from the exons ATGCTTATTCATCCACAGAATACAAGTACGGAGATGAATCAGACGACTGATGGTCTCTTGTCCTCCATCCTCAATGATGAAGCTTTGGGCTTGATGGAAATGGCCATGAATGAC GCCGGTTGCGTGCTGCCTCAGCTTGGTGGTGAGGAAGGTGTGGACGCCTCCAGTGACTCAGCAGTATCCTCCCTCAGTCCCGATGAAACCTGGGGCACAGTGGACCACACTACACGACCCCAAG ACAACGGCAGTCGAAACCAGAGTGGAGACTACAGTGCAGGAAGCTATCGTTATGGACCTGAGGATCCCCACAGAATGCCACCAGTACCATTGAAAAAGCAACACATGTTTGGCAGAGACAAGAGATACTTTCATGATAATCTACAAG GAGCAACTGGTGGCATGGGAGGTGGCAGCAGTGCAGGTGTTGGAGATGTCGGAGGCTATGGAGGCCATTATCCTCCACCTGGCATCCAGACCATGGAGGGAGCCACTGCCTTGGATCCGGCTGAGATGAAGTATTCTTGCACGATGGACTTCCGCTCCCAAGGAGGTGAGGACCACAGCACAGCAGTtcctatatcttctttttcttcttttttttttcttttcttttctttttttttcttcatctctctttttctcttgtcccTTTTTTATGCAAAATAA
- the LOC119587880 gene encoding uncharacterized protein LOC119587880 isoform X2, producing the protein MLIHPQNTSTEMNQTTDGLLSSILNDEALGLMEMAMNDDNGSRNQSGDYSAGSYRYGPEDPHRMPPVPLKKQHMFGRDKRYFHDNLQGATGGMGGGSSAGVGDVGGYGGHYPPPGIQTMEGATALDPAEMKYSCTMDFRSQGGEDHSTAVPISSFSSFFFLFFSFFFFISLFLLSLFYAK; encoded by the exons ATGCTTATTCATCCACAGAATACAAGTACGGAGATGAATCAGACGACTGATGGTCTCTTGTCCTCCATCCTCAATGATGAAGCTTTGGGCTTGATGGAAATGGCCATGAATGAC GACAACGGCAGTCGAAACCAGAGTGGAGACTACAGTGCAGGAAGCTATCGTTATGGACCTGAGGATCCCCACAGAATGCCACCAGTACCATTGAAAAAGCAACACATGTTTGGCAGAGACAAGAGATACTTTCATGATAATCTACAAG GAGCAACTGGTGGCATGGGAGGTGGCAGCAGTGCAGGTGTTGGAGATGTCGGAGGCTATGGAGGCCATTATCCTCCACCTGGCATCCAGACCATGGAGGGAGCCACTGCCTTGGATCCGGCTGAGATGAAGTATTCTTGCACGATGGACTTCCGCTCCCAAGGAGGTGAGGACCACAGCACAGCAGTtcctatatcttctttttcttcttttttttttcttttcttttctttttttttcttcatctctctttttctcttgtcccTTTTTTATGCAAAATAA